The following coding sequences lie in one Trichoderma breve strain T069 chromosome 1, whole genome shotgun sequence genomic window:
- a CDS encoding short chain dehydrogenase domain-containing protein — protein MFTSREGVTLDSIAAPFRRWLFDPVITAPAALLLSGLATYTPDTIVTKFLFPVYALTLAGVLLSLNDYLDKQFANNWISDQTWNWDEEIVVVTGGSDGIGASISKQLIARNPRTRIVIVDYAPLKWQPKQEGARVSYYQCDLSDSNALKSTCEHIRSEVGHPTVLFNNAGLVRGATIMEGSYGDVEATVKTNLIAPMLLAKEFLPEMVKRDHGHIIHTGSLSCVTPPAMIADYAATKAGLLALHEALQLELKNIHKAPRVRLTFGMFCFIRTALVSGHTNVPNFLLPFLQVDTVGEAMVSAVYSGYGSIIYLPGLNRVATTLRGGPEWFFRLVREGTANFRINFRGRQEVDPQTGNMLKA, from the exons ATGTTCACATCAAGGGAGGGGGTTACTCTTGACTCGATAGCTGCTCCTTTCAGACGCTGGCTCTTTGACCCTGTTATTACAGCACCGGCAGCTCTACTTCTATCGGGCTTGGCTACTTACACTCCAGACACGATCGTCACCAAGTTCCTTTTCCCGGTCTACGCGCTGACTTTAGCTGGTGTTCTTCTGTCTCTAAATGACTACTTGGACAAGCAATTTGCCAACAACTGGATATCGGACCAGACATGGAAttgggatgaagagattgTCGTTGTCACGGGAGGAAGTGATGGTATCGGCGCCAGTATATCCAAGCAACTCATCGCGCGAAACCCAAGAACACGAATTGTAATTGTCGATTACGCTCCGCTGAAATGGCAACCTAAGCAAGAAGGGGCTCGCGTGTCGTATTACCAGTGCGATCTGAGCGACTCCAATGCCCTGAAGTCTACATGTGAGCACATCAGAAGTGAGGTCGGACATCCTACCGTGTTATTCAACAATGCAGGATTGGTTCGCGGAGCAACCATCATGGAAGGGTCGTATGGGGATGTCGAGGCCACCGTGAAGACGAATCTCATTGCCCCGATGCTTCTTGCCAAGGAGTTTCTGCCAGAGATGGTTAAGAGGGACCATGGGCATATCATACACACCGGCAGCTTGAGTTGTGTGACGCCACCAGCCATGATTGCAGATTACGCTGCGACGAAGGCTGGGCTGTTAGCATTGCACGAG GCCCTTCAGTTGGAACTCAAAAACATTCACAAGGCACCTCGTGTACGCCTCACATTTGGCATGTTCTGCTTCATCCGCACCGCCCTAGTCAGCGGCCATACAAATGTGCCAAACTTTCTTTTGCCGTTCCTACAGGTTGACACCGTGGGCGAGGCAATGGTGAGCGCCGTGTACAGCGGCTATGGATCGATCATCTATTTGCCTGGCCTCAACAGAGTAGCAACAACCTTG AGAGGTGGCCCCGAATGGTTCTTCCGACTTGTTCGAGAGGGCACGGCCAACTTCCGAATCAATTTTAGAGGCCGGCAAGAAGTCGATCCCCAGACGGGCAACATGCTAAAGGCATAG
- a CDS encoding sugar transporter domain-containing protein, whose product MSAELSQTEKSSAVVATQGDGDNAVVVVESGAAKKRQSLSDIFTIIAAGAALISDGYQNNLMTMSNVLFKKEYPAQYTSTVSTRVSNSLLVGAILGQVTIGLTCDYLGRKTAIVATTLLIVIGGILATAAHGVTIDGMFWMLTVARGIVGFGVGGEYPAASTSSSEAANERTLDKRGPIFILVTNLPLSFGGPLAVSIFLIVLSAAGENHLSTVWRVCFGIGILLPLSVFYFRLKMLNSKLYRKSAIQRNVPYGLAIRYYWKTLIGTCGAWFLYDFVTFPNGVFSGTILSSVVDPKDILRSTAEWQLLLGAIALPGVFLGAFLCDRLGRRNVMMLGFSWRWTLEPSTFIHLCGNLQLPSTFIHLCGNIQWR is encoded by the exons ATGTCTGCCGAACTTAGCCAGACGGAAAAGTCGTCCGCTGTAGTTGCGactcaaggagatggagataatgctgttgtcgtcgtcgaaaGTGGCGCGGCTAAGAAGCGCCAGTCGCTGTCCGACATCTTTACCATT ATCGCGGCCGGTGCCGCCCTCATTTCCGATGGCTACCAGAACAACCTCATGACAATGTCCAATGTCCTCTTCAAGAAGGAATATCCCGCGCAGTACACTTCAACTGTCTCCACTCGCGTGTCAAATTCATTACTTGTTGGTGCGATTTTGGGGCAGGTAACCATAGGCCTGACTTGCGACTATCTCGGACGCAAGACTGCAATCGTTGCAACAACActtctcatcgtcatcggcggTATTCTGGCCACTGCCGCCCATGGAGTCACCATCGACGGCATGTTTTGGATGTTGACTGTTGCGCGAGGCATTGTTGGATTTGGTGTTG GCGGCGAGTATCCTGCTGCAAGCACATCATCTTCTGAAGCCGCCAACGAAAGAACTCTTGATAAACGAGGACCAATCTTTATATTAGTAACTAATTTGCCGCTTTCTTTTGGCGGCCCCTTAGCTGTTTCGATATTTCTCATTGTGCTCTCTGCCGCTGGTGAGAATCATCTGTCGACGGTGTGGCGAGTATGCTTCGGTATCGGCATACTTCTCCCGCTCTCCGTCTTCTACTTCCGTCTCAAGATGCTCAACTCCAAGCTCTATCGCAAGAGCGCTATCCAGCGGAATGTGCCTTACGGTCTGGCTATTCGATACTACTGGAAGACTTTGATTGGCACATGTGGCGCCTGGTTCCTCTACGACTTTGTTACCTTTCCGAACGGAGTCTTTTCCGGCACTATTCTTTCTTCCGTTGTCGACCCTAAAGACATACTACGGAGCACAGCAGAGTGGCAGTTACTGCTAGGAGCCATTGCCCTGCCCGGTGTCTTTCTCGGCGCCTTTCTGTGTGATCGACTAGGCAGGCGCAACGTGATGATGCTAGGATTcagttggagatggactcTGGAACCTTCGACCTTCATTCACCTGTGCGGCAACTTACAGTTGCCTTCAACCTTCATTCACTTGTGCGGTAACATACAGTGGCGGTGA
- a CDS encoding gag-polypeptide of LTR copia-type domain-containing protein — protein MERKADFSQVRAHKLEGQHNYLEWRKYFDRSAKSLGVWTLLTGEEDAGMTEPTLEDNIVYVNTKVKNSTDVTIDSNRSLLQYQAAFEKWKDIKSRKSIARQLIDASLCDAIATEVEDLNNPRDICGYLKKQYAVSTDLMVVEMLTQAQSLKLWKCESMIDYINQHRELQSNLNRAHYDYPDAILMTNILSGLPKSYSDFIELWEWHKLQNLVTLPDIHTLTNRLMATEARKKVEQKSETRKGNNNNNRSGGQNSRNGTKKCTHSGCPNPDTHDTENCWTAHPEKKPQAVKNREAKKSTANGNDDDATGKNSKNQGGGGGRRITAFAFADVQHFRQLLSQSVEKIDDSDDTLENHADKEISNEAANNITVEEDAVDEEPITEVTDGKKVSHFEVPTKEDLRDKYRQTVHQLERAAVSQHPQLAFITKVLRFFAKKAIGRHLRIAEALHQRISKIQGCESLVETLKLLHNLLSGKHDLSDHSKWIVDIDGYTVSDGDPLVHIAMKLADVRHLDFEQEVCDLCQDVTKLPYHCECEYDLYDQHLDLDDPSQDYEMSTPPIPCSLHLTNSSKTTSEGPCQGERLGVKDCGTSGSGGCGKNVFDRVFACLGAAGAENVDRDSWIFDSGANMMVCNSRKWFTQWTPIQYTISTADFSNSLKIEGGGTCEVYVMNDDGKINTLEITEVAYAPNAHCNLMSTSHLGKKANLQGKWNKDWISIETPDGETLTLARENEGLYYVEAVVPSDDEENDADNAGFVGVINLQDEVWKWHRRLGHLGWQNMRDLLKMSTGCPLTDKQVQAALKTMCPICSLTKALVKIPREPARRRADQPGGLFHVDSWGPYHMPGYNGHRHFLFMVDDKTRYTWCEGYTRPADVPEVFKRMHKEIEKEYGITVRKWRMDGEFQKGEVSRYVKKHHMAVEPTIPYQHHMNGVGERGMRTVREKTKESLRSTSMPENLWPCAMEQAVWYKNRSPSRALKNKMTPWEAFHGYKPNLSREHIFGSRMFVTLPPEKGRDALPKLHESVYKVYSEEKHRVFRVSMARVDEGVGLDDEHDLPPMAKPDPPPENEEVVTDDETDECLSESSENLSPDDEDEEMIPETPEPMPNDDFWGDADDESDEYRPEADDDDSGMDSDDDDDGPPDAVSVSQQRLANFGDENERFMNQVSKYFYAPDKTRTDKQDQGENSENEGDEDATDASARTNDAISAPCWV, from the exons ATGGAGAGAAAGGCAGATTTCTCTCAAGTGCGAGCCCACAAGCTTGAGGGGCAGCACAACTACCTCGAATGGAGGAAGTACTTTGATCGTTCGGCCAAATCGCTTGGCGTTTGGACCCTCCTTACAGGAGAAGAGGACGCCGGCATGACTGAACCCACTCTGGAAGACAACATTGTCTACGTCAACACTAAGGTCAAGAACTCCACTGACGTTACGATTGACTCGAATCGCAGCCTACTTCAATATCAGGCTGCATTCGAGAAGTGGAAGGACATTAAGTCGCGCAAATCGATTGCTCGCCAGCTCATTGATGCCTCACTCTGTGATGCCATCGCCACTGAGGTTGAGGATCTCAACAACCCAAGAGACATATGCGGTTATCTCAAGAAGCAATATGCAGTATCGACCGACCTGATGGTAGTCGAAATGCTTACTCAAGCCCAAAGTCTGAAGCTCTGGAAGTGTGAGTCTATGATTGACTACATTAATCAACACCGAGAACTTCAATCCAATCTCAACAGAGCCCACTATGACTACCCTGATGCCATCCTGATGACCAATATTCTCTCTGGATTGCCCAAGTCGTACAGCGACTTCATTGAACTCTGGGAATGGCACAAACTCCAGAACCTGGTCACTCTCCCAGACATCCACACTCTGACTAATCGACTCATGGCCACTGAGGCAAGGAAGAAAGTCGAGCAGAAGTCGGAAACCAGGAAGggtaacaacaacaacaaccggTCTGGAGGTCAAAACTCCCGCAATGGTACCAAGAAATGTACCCACTCCGGATGTCCCAACCCGGACACGCATGACACTGAAAACTGTTGGACTGCTCATCCCGAGAAGAAACCTCAGGCTGTCAAGAACCGAGAAGCTAAAAAGTCCACTGCCAACGgcaacgatgatgatgccactGGCAAAAACTCCAAGAACCAaggtggcggcggcggacGACGCATcactgcttttgcttttgccgaCGTACAACACTTCCGACAACTACTTTCGCAGTCTGTTGAAAAGATAGACGACTCGGACGACACCCTTGAGAACCATGCTGACAAGGAGATCAGTAATGAAGCTGCCAACAACATCactgttgaagaagacgctgttGACGAAGAACCAATCACTGAGGTTACTGATGGCAAGAAGGTGTCTCACTTTGAAGTCCCAACCAAGGAAGACCTTCGAGACAAATACCGCCAGACTGTTCACCAACTTGAACGCGCCGCAGTCTCGCAGCATCCTCAGCTCGCCTTTATTACCAAAGTATTACGCTTCTTCGCCAAGAAAGCTATCGGACGACATCTCCGCATTGCTGAAGCCCTGCACCAACGAATCAGCAAGATTCAAGGCTGTGAATCTCTCGTTGAGACACTGAAGCTCCTACACAACCTTTTGTCAGGAAAACACGACCTCTCTGATCACTCTAAATGGATCGTGGACATCGATGGCTACACTGTGTCCGACGGAGACCCCCTTGTTCATATTGCCATGAAACTTGCAGACGTGCGTCATCTGGACTTTGAACAGGAAGTGTGTGATCTCTGCCAGGACGTCACGAAGCTCCCATACCACTGTGAGTGTGAGTATGATCTCTACGATCAAcaccttgaccttgacgacCCGTCGCAAGACTACGAAATGAGTACGCCCCCCATACCCTGTTCGCTTCATCTCACTAACTCCTCCAAGACAACCTCTGAAGGACCTTGTCAGGGGGAGCGCTTGGGAGTGAAGGATTGCGGAACAAGTGGTAGTGGTGGATGCGGAAAGAATGTTTTTGATCGAGTCTTTGCTTGTCTTGGAGCGGCTGGAGCCGAAAATGTTGATCGTGATTCATGGATCTTTGATAGTGGAGCGAATATGATGGTATGCAATTCGAGAAAATGGTTCACTCAGTGGACTCCAATTCAATACACCATTTCCACTGCGGACTTCTCAAACTCTCTGAAGATTGAAGGAGGAGGCACTTGCGAAGTCTATGTCATGAACGACGACGGAAAAATAAACACTTTGGAAATTACTGAAGTTGCTTATGCTCCGAATGCTCACTGCAACCTTATGTCAACTTCACACCTGGGCAAAAAGGCCAATCTTCAAGGAAAGTGGAACAAAGACTGGATCTCCATTGAGACACCCGACGGTGAGACTCTCACTCTGGCCAGAGAAAACGAGGGGTTATACTACGTCGAGGCCGTGGTACCCtcagacgatgaagaaaacGACGCTGACAATGCGGGCTTCGTTGGTGTCATTAATCTGCAGGATGAAGTCTGGAAATGGCACAGGCGCCTCGGACATTTGGGATGGCAGAACATGAGGGATTTGTTGAAAATGAGTACAGGATGTCCTCTCACCGACAAACAAGTCCAAGCCGCGCTGAAAACCATGTGCCCAATCTGTAGCCTGACAAAGGCCCTGGTCAAAATTCCGAGAGAGCCTGCTCGAAGACGTGCCGATCAACCCGGCGGACTTTTCCACGTTGACTCGTGGGGACCCTACCATATGCCTGGATACAACGGTCATCGACATTTCCTCTTTATGGTCGATGATAAAACACGATATACCTGGTGCGAAGGATATACAAGACCAGCTGATGTGCCAGAAGTCTTCAAAAGAATGCACAAGGAAATCGAAAAAGAATATGGCATTACTGTGAGGAAGTGGCGAATGGATGGGGAATTCCAAAAAGGAGAAGTCAGTCGATATGTCAAGAAACACCACATGGCTGTCGAACCCACTATCCCATATCAGCATCACATGAATGGTGTTGGGGAACGCGGAATGAGAACTGTcagggaaaaa ACCAAGGAATCCCTGAGATCAACCTCAATGCCAGAAAATCTATGGCCTTGTGCTATGGAGCAGGCGGTATGGTATAAAAACCGGTCACCCTCGAGAGCTTTGAAAAACAAGATGACTCCGTGGGAGGCTTTTCACGGGTACAAACCGAACCTCTCCCGAGAACATATCTTCGGAAGCAGAATGTTTGTAACTCTTCCCCCTGAAAAAGGCAGAGACGCTCTGCCAAAACTCCACG AATCTGTCTACAAAGTCTACTCGGAAGAAAAACACCGCGTCTTCAGAGTCAGCATGGCACGAGTGGATGAGGGCGTGGGTTTGGACGATGAACACGACCTACCACCAATGGCAAAACCAGATCCGCCGCCTGAAAACGAGGAGGTAGTCACAGACGACGAAACCGACGAATGTCTATCCGAATCAAGCGAAAATCTTTCCCcagacgacgaagacgaggaaatGATACCCGAAACACCTGAGCCAATGCCAAATGATGACTTCTGGGGcgatgccgacgatgaaTCAGATGAATATCGCCCGGAagccgacgatgatgactctgGAATGGAcagtgatgacgatgacgatggtcCACCCGATGCAGTCAGTGTGAGCCAACAAAGACTTGCAAACTTTGGTGACGAAAATGAACGCTTCATGAACCAAGTTTCCAAGTACTTTTATGCACCTGATAAAACTCGCACTGATAAACAAGACCAGGGTGAAAATTCTGAAAATGAGGGCGACGAAGACGCAACAG ACGCTTCAGCCCGAACGAACGATGCCATCAGTGCGCCATGCTGGGTGTGA